DNA sequence from the Vicia villosa cultivar HV-30 ecotype Madison, WI linkage group LG3, Vvil1.0, whole genome shotgun sequence genome:
TCACGAGAATGCAATTGCAATTGCAACCTGATGATGCCACTTTGGTAGTGATCCTTTCGGCTTGTGGTGCAATAGGAGCACTTGATTTTGGGAGGAAGGTTCATTTGTTTATACgagataatattaataatcttGGTGAAAGTATATCGGTCTTTAACGCGCTTGTTGACATGTATGCAAAGTGTGGTGCTGTGGAAGAAGCCTATGAGACATTTAGCAACATGAAAAGGAAGAACTTAGTTTCGTGGAATGTCATGATTCTCGGGCTTGCTTCCCATGGTAACGGAGAAGAGGCTTTGTTGCTTTTTACAAGAATGCTACAAGAGAATGTTGAGAGACCGAATGACGTTACTTTCTTGGGAGTGTTGTGTGCTTGTAGTCACGGAGGATTGGTTGATGAAGGAAGACGGTATTTTGATATTATGAATCGAGACTATAACATCCAACCTACAATAAAGCATTATGGGTGCATGGTGGACCTTTTGGGCCGTGCTGGTTTAGTCGTGGAAGCATACGAATTGATAAAGAACATGCCTGTAGAGTGCAATGCTATTATATGGAGGACATTGTTAGCTGCATGTCGAAATTATGGAAATGTTGAACTTGGCGAGAAGGTAAGAAAACATCTATTGGAATTGGAACCAGATCATAGTAGTGATTATGTTCTTCTTGCTAACATGTACGCAAGCACGGATCAATGGAATGAAATGACCAACGAGAGAAGATCAATGCAAGAAAGGAGAGTTCGGAAACCAGAGCCTGGGAATAGCTTTATTGGCATTCCTGGAATGAAGTTGGAGAAAGAGTCTGTTGAAAGATTGTCGTAACACTGTCCAGAAGTTTTCCTTTAAGCCTTAAACCATTGTCAACTTATTAGAATTAAAAGTTGTGTAGCAATTAGTGAAGTCTATAccaagtacatatttgaaaattgattgttatatttttttgattcagGTTTCTTTCTTTAACTTCATTTACATGGAAGAATGAATACCAGCCTGCAGCAATGGGCAGCAATGTATGTCTTACAGCAGCAAGAGTCTCAACTAACTTTTATGTCTTCTACTCTTCATCCCTTCACTCTCTAAGACTAAAACTATGATTAAGCACGCTACCCCATTAAATGAATCCATATATTTGAAGTTTTACTTACTTAGTTGACAGATGCAAGAGCAGCTTTAATACAATCCAAAGATTTGGCACGAGTCTATACCTCTCAAAATCCAAAGATTTGGCACGAGTCTATACCTCTCAAAGTTTCGGTGTTTACTTAACAATTATTTCAAAATAACATTGCATATAAGGATAATCTATTAGAGGAATTGTTAGTGTCCATGCAACCTTATGCACTTATTCTTTGAATGTCCTGTGTTTTCTACAGTTTGGAGGAGAATTTATTTATGGCTTGGTGTCATAACAATAATGAGAAATGAGATTCATAAATAAGCATTTTGAACAATTTGCAAGTGTATTAGGTGGGATGAATTCTATTAGGTGACATAATAATTCCAATTGTCACATTTAACAATTAGAACACATTGTTCCATTTGTCATAGTTCTATTTCATACTTCAGAAACCGTCTCATTTGACAGCAATGACACAATTGTGATTTCGACTatgttttaattttgaataacATATATTTATGTTACATAATGTTAAAATTAgtcttttaaaacatttttataaaataagtaCAATCTGATTTTGTAAAAACCAATATATTTTTACTTGACTAATACTATTAAACTCGTCAAATTTATAAGGACTAATCATATGTTTAAATCTTCTTTAATCCTAAACCTCTTCTCTCACTCTTAATATCGAGAAGCAGCCTCAAAAAGCTTTTTGTATTTATCTGATACAAATGACTTCACCTCCATGGTCTGTTTCCCATCGCTTCCTGGAACCAAACGCTTCACCCCAATGACAGTACTCAAACCTgcacaaataatttattttaacaaaagCTTAGGTCAAATTTCTACATATTAAAAGTATGATGATTGTGCTCACTCTCATGTACACGACCATACACCATTCTTTCCCCTTTCCAATACTTCAAAGGCCTTGTCTTGAACCTGCTGCTTCTCCTTACTCCAGATTCCAATGATGTACCAGCATCAGGGAAGATAGAATAAGAATATAGCTTGACAACTAACAAAATTCTTGTACCAGAAGACAAAGATTCAAGGGTAAGTAAGAGACACTAATTTCAAATCAAAATTTTCTCTAATTTTAGACCGAAGGGAAACCGATGTGCAGAGGCCGTTGCATTGTTATAAATAGTTCACAAAAAAaacagtaataataataataataataataataataatcaactaATCAAGCCATGTCCAACTAAGAAAAGCTAGCCACATAGACAAAAGATAACATTAATCTTTAtgaaaaataaagttagaataaggttttttcttataaaatgttgtgaatatatatatatatatatatatatatatatatatatatatatatatatatatatatatatatatatatatatatatatatatatatatatatatatatatatatatatatatatatatatatatatatatatatatatatatatatatatatatatatatatatatatatatgtatgtatatacatACCTAGTGGAATCACCAAGTTGAAATTTGAATCATTTGTTGGTATAGAAGTTGTAATTTCCTGCATATTTTCTGCCAGCATCTATCATAATACAATTCATTCGGATTTCAGTTAAGTCTTCAACaacaatttaatattattaagctAAAATATTCAGCACTAACATACTTTATCCTCAAATTGATTAGGTTCATTTGGCTCGACATTTTGTCTTCCCGCTGCGTCATCCATAACTCTTTTTCCCATACCACTACCTCCAATATCTAGATCCATGTCAACAGAAGGTTCATTCGAGTCAACATTAGCATTCAACTCAGGTTCCATTGAATTATCCATCATCGACTTTTGAGGAGTACAGGTGCAATTTCTGATAGGATCGTCAATCGAACAGGTCTCACAAACTGCAACTTCATTTTCAATTAAAGGTGCACCCAGCTCATCTGACGGCTCACTAGAACCAACAATATTGACTCCTTGGTTTATCATATGAGTTGGTGAATATTTTTTGGTCGATACATGATCACTTTCACGAGCTGAAAAAGAAAATGGATCCACTGATGGCTTTGACCGTGAAATGTACTTCTGCAGTGTTGAAAACAAAGCAAATGGACTTTTTGGTGGCGTGGGTGAAGTTAACTGCTTCTCGGCGTATCCTACATTCCACCTAGGAGGCGTCTTAATGTCTATTTCTTCTTTCAACAAATTATTTATGGGTTTGATATGTAACCTCTTCTGCAAAAGATTCATTGCTCCAACCCCCTCTAGTTCTACAGAACCCCAAGTAAGCAATCCTTTCAATATGCCATCAATCTTCTCTTCAATAGCTGATAAACCGGCCACAATCAAGTTTGTTCGAAGAATGCAAAATAAGAGTGACGAAAAAAAGATactaatacaaaaaaaaattgtaggaGAATAAGTGAATAAGATCCATAGAGTTGGGTTCACTTACCAGTTTTTTCATTATACAATGATGCAAGAGACGTTTCGCCTTTGTCACTGTTATCACGAACACGATCTATACTGTCAAACTCAAACGCCTTTTGGGAGGATAAGTCATTATCATTATTGTCCAAAGTTTCTTTTGAAAACAGACGTCTGTATTGAACTGGCCTGAACAATAAAACACACGAAACAATCAAAAGAGAATGACAAACAACATAAAAACACAATGGAGACTGATGAGTGAAGAAGTATTGGGCCGGTACCTTGGAATAAACCCTGGAAGTCCCGGCTGACACTCCCGTGGTTTAGTTGAATCCTGATTTGACTCAGATGGCACAATACCTGCTTGGATTTCTCTTCCtgcatttataaaataaaaaatgcagaAGAAAACAATAAGCCAAAAAATACATCCATGGTGCAATaaggaaaaaaaacaacaatcaCTCACTTTGTAACGGTTCATGGGCCATGAAGAATTTGTCAGGGTCTTTCAGGTTTTTGATGTCTAGAATCAGTAAGAAATCCTCCACGGAGGGCCTGTCAAAAATTGAACACATGAGAAACATGTacagaaataaaaatttaaaaatcagcATTGAGATTAATAAAAAGATCACAAACACCAAATAATCTTTAATTTTTGGTCTGCTTAAACGAGAAACGTGGACGGGCACAATTGAGCTCTGTAGCACTGACACCTTGAAAAAATGCCTTTCAGTGTTGATGTCCATGTCGGACACCGACTGCGACacttgtgattatgtttaatttattcatttttttttcaacttATTACCGGTATAGTGTTCGAGGTGTCCGTGGTTCATAGCGATTGAGGCCTAAACCTGGTCTCATGAGTGGAAAAAATAACATCATCTTCTACATGTTTAGTTGAATTTGTGTACAGAATCcagtttgaaattaaaattaaaatgagtttgaaattgtttgcAACGAAGGGTTACTAATCATGTCTGTAACTGAAATTGAAAAGAAGAGAGAGGAATTACCATGGATTGGGTTGTTGTGAATGGCGTCGATCGAATATGGAGCgaaagaggaaaaagcttttatagtttttttttttttttttgataaaacacCTCTTATATTTACGAAAGCGGCGCAACCACCGAACTGATACAAGAGGGACTGGAATACAAATTAGGGATACATCCAAGCCAAGTTTTGTTGCCTAGAGATCTGCCGACACCCACCATATGATGAGCGTCCACATTACCTCTTCTACCAATGAAAGATACAGAAACATTCCTAAAACAAGTAATCAAGTGTTTACAATCAGCCACAATTGGTTCTAGATCAGCACTATAATTCAGCCCATAAATACTATCTATGACATTCAGCGCATCAGATTGGAGCACTGCATTATCCAGGTGTATGGCTTGCATCAACGAAAGCGCCCACCTAATGGCCATAGCTTCAGCAACATTTGGGTTCACCAGCACTTGTTCACGTCTGCAAGCAGACATAATCACACCAGCTCCATCAGGTTTCACCACACATCCCATGGCCATAACACCATTATCATAGCAACCTGCATCAACTTGAACAATAGTCACTCCCCCCGCAGAACCGTGGCAGTCAGCTTCAGTCATAGCCTTCTTCTTCTTGGCGAGATCTGGATTCGCATAATTGAATTCCTTAATGACTTCTGCAGTATCCATGGCTACTTTGGCAGGGTCCTCTAACGTCCTATTGAACACACAATTATTACGGGCATTCCATACTTTCCACATGGAAGTTATCTGCAGCTGAGTTACCAACATATCTCCACCGCGCAGAATCATTCCTATCCAGTCTATAATCTCCACGTTACTGGGGAGTCTAAATCCTAGAGGCGGGGAAAAGCACATTCTCCTCGTAAATTCACAGTTCAAGAACAAATGGTTTGCACTTTCAGCTTCATGTTGACAAAGGGGGCACGAGGGGTCCAGCACAATACCTTTTTTCTGAAGATTACATCGAGTAGGAAGAATATTCTTCGCTAGGCGCCAAATGAAATTGCGAATCTTTGCCGGAACAGGGACCTTCCAGAGTAATTTCCAGAACTCATTCCTTTGGGATCCCGAGTGACTTGCATCATTTCTTCTTCTGTCTCCACCCAGCAAATGATATGCACTTTTAACTGAGTACTCACCATTAGCCTCATAATGCCAAACTCTTTTATCTTCCAAGCATCTTCTAGAAACCGGTATGCTGGCAACACTACGGGCGTCGTGTGGATCAAATAGAGCACTCAAGGCTTGCCTATCCCAGCAACCCAAGTCATGGTCAATAAGAGAAGAAACATACAATGCCGTGTCCATATTTGCCTGCCGGATTAACGGTTTAAATGTTGGACTTGAGGGAATCCAAGGATCCTGCCAAACTCTCACCTGTGAGCCATTACCAATCCTCCATCTTAGGCCTCTGCTGACCGCTTCCTTCGCACTTAAAATGCTTCTCCAAGCGTAGCTCGGAGAGAAACCCAAGGTAGCCTCCATAAGATCACCACGTGGGAAGTATTTTCCTTTGAAAACTTTGACAAACAGAGAGTTCTCACCTTTGAGCAGCCTCCAAAATTGCTTACCGAGCAGACTAATATTAAAATCGCTAATGCCACGGAACCCCATACCTCCCCTACCTTTTGATATAGAAAGCCTGTCCCAACTCATCTCATGGAGCAGACAGGCGCTGGATGCCTGTGATCTTAAAGATCGAAGCTTTTATAGTTGGGGATGGATAGCTTTAAATTCAAATTCTGTTTGAGAATTGTGATTTGAAAACTTGTCTTTGAATAATTTTTGTTTCTATTTCATGTTTTCATCTTTctacttttattttaatattttattttccatttttgttttattctctgtatttataatttattttttcataaatcAGTAATCATGTGTCAAGACtttaaaaacaaatatacatattaagatatattaattttttttgtaatactataatatatttttattaagtctATATTAGCTTAATGACGTAGCACTTATAGAGATTAGAGTGAGAGGATGATTTTTACTaaagaaacaaatcaaatttaaattaaaatgaaaacacCAAAAATTTAGGATGGATAGTttcaattatttataaaatgattttttaaaatgttaccTATTTTTTTTTACCATTGTTATTATAATTCTTAGTTTCAGCTCTAATCATCACGATTCGACTTATTTGACGAGATCACTTCACATTGTCTTATTATACTTTTATTATATCTTCATGATATAATAAATGTAGGTAATGATATTAATgagattgatgatttgaaattacaataaacaaatattttgagattttttGGAGATTGAATTTTTCAACTCTTCCAAAAGGCCAATTTCTTTGTCAATCTATAATTACCTTATATGATATTTTGCTTATGTTGTTCATATTGTCCGCCAATTTGTTGTCTCTTCTACTAAAATACATTGGACAATTGTTCTTTGTATTATTCATTATTGTCAAAGACCCAATTGTAgagccttttatttttctcatcGTCCTCATTAGAGTTATCTGCTTATTTTGATACTGATTAAGCTATTGACTCCACAAATCACAAGTCTAccactaacttttatatttattttgatattgATTAGGCTATCGACTTCACAAATCACAAGTCTACCACTAACTTTTGTATTTTTCTTAGGGACTCTATTATTTCTTGAAAAAGTAAGAAACATGATATTGTATCTCGTTCTTCTATAAAAGTAGAATATCGTGTAATGGCATTCACTACTACGGAAATAATTTAGCTATGTTGGTTACTTTTTGATATGAGTGACCCTCTTTCTAAACCAACTCTCATGTATTGAGATGATAATATTGTCATTCAAATTACTCACCGCTCATTATTTCATGAACGTACCAATCACATTAAGACTGATTGACACTTCACTCGCTAATTTCTTCAACATAAAGTAATTACTCTCCTGTTCATCTCTTCCTCCTTACATATTGATTTGTTTATAAAAACACATTCTATTGAATGTTTTCGTTTCTTAATTCAAAGATTCAGATAATTCTTGTTAACGCATCATGAGTTTGAGAAGAAatgttaaataatattatatatcttAGTAAGATAGTTTGTTTTGCTCTATTATCTAATAATTATACTCTATTATAATTCTTATTCTACATACTTTTGTCATTTTAATGTAAACCCCAATTtactttctcttttctctcttcccTCTTTCGTTAACAAATTAGTTATTAGTTAATAAGTAAATTAGTGTAAATAAAATTTAGATGAGGAGAATAACTCAACTTAATAAGTAAATTAGTGTAAATAAAATTTAGATGAGGAGAATAACAATATATTCAACCTTAGAAGCTTGCACACAAAGAGCATCCAAACATACTGCACATAAGAACAAAACCTACCCTAATGcatagattaaaattaaaaaggtcccttaaaaaaatacaataacatTCGTGACTTCAACTTCAATATTTCTCAATATTAACAGGGAAAGTCTACAATCTACCTCCAGAAAATCTTCAATAACTTCAATATAAGTATCCATTTAGACCTTCCAAGCCAAGCAACATCCTTGGCCGGAGTAAAAGACAGACTCAAGCTTCCATTTTGTAGGAGTGCAATTTAACCTTGAACTGAAATCTTCACCCCCTAATGAAATAGAAGTCTGAATGATACCAGAATTAATTTGCTGCAAGGCACACTCGAAGAAAAAGGTAGTTTGAGTACATCAACGTCCTTCGAAAGATATGACAAGGTTGGAACAAAATGTTCATTGGATCATAATTCAACATGAAAACATAAGCTGATCTTATTACGCGATACGTGGCAGCTACTATTATAAAATATAGTACGGTATGCACCTTTTCTATGCGGTGGGAATAATCTTCAATGTTTATCATTTCGTTGGTGTATGAAGGCACTAACTTGAAAATTTGAAATGAAAGGAAAGCAACAAATTTATTAATGTCCATTTAAACTATAATAATTGGAAAATTAATTAGAATTTCCACTAACCTGTTCTATCAATTGGAAAAGGGCTCAAAAGTCTTGTCTTTAAACAATAATCTAGACTAATAGCAGCAGAAAGAAAAATGATAAGATTCTCAGACACATAAATTGTTCCATCCCTAGCATACGATAATAAGCTTTCAAAGTTGAGTTCAAAAACTGGTCCAGCACTGAGGATTGCAAGACCTGCATCGCgatttcaatttcatttcagtATTACTCTTAACTCAGACTGTGACATTACAACAAAGCACTcaaccacaaaaaaaaaaaaaactacaattcAATCAAAATTGACTTGTTTGTAAAATTTCAGCTTATTTAACATATATCACCGCGAGTTGATTGATTACCTTTAACAACACCAAAAGCTGCTGCAACCCCAGTCTTAAGCTGAAAATCATCCAAGTTTCTCCTTACAGTATATCGAAAAGTCACTCCAAACAATGCACAACATACGAAATTGATTGCCAAAGAGAGAAGCAACTGAGTTGTATCAGTTGCCTGAGCGAAACATATGGGGAGGCCTGACAAAGTGCCAACAAGAGCCGAGATAGATGCCGCTTTTACAGACTCCCGTCTCTCTTCATCTCGATCAATTTCTCCACTTCCTTCTTCAGCATCTCCCACATTCAGCAACAAAGACCGTTCTGCTTCCTCAAGCATAGCTTTTGCCTCTGTAATTTCTCTCTGACTTTCTGCAATCTTCAAACTCAAACAATTTTATTGATCACTATTTTGCAACCAATCTAGGCTCTGTTTGGCAAGACACAGTTttgagcttataacttataaAGCTCATATGACAATTTAGACCTGTTTTGTaatggtcttttcatcacgaactTATACCTTATTTTCCTAGCTTATAACTTTGTTATACcttagcgttttagcttatagaatatagcttattattttttcttattttatgtattaaatatttttatgtcattttacatttataagttaattaaagcgctaattttaccaaacactaaCATTAATTTATCACATTAATTTATCAGCTATCAGTCTGAACTATCAATTATAAACTAACTTATCAGCCAACCACAATTTTTATCAAACAGTCCCCTAGAATAATTGAATTGAATGAGAGAAAGTACCTGAGAAGCATTTCCTTGAAGCTGTTGAGTGTAATCTTTGAACTGTTTGAGCGCAAGTTCCTGTTTTTGAATGAAAGCAAGCTGTGTCTTGGCAATCTCAACTCTCTGTGAAGCTTTCTCTAAATTATCCATCAAACCCTTATTCTCTTGTCTGCTCAACAGTTGCTCAACTTGCTCCCCCATCACACCGGAAACTTTGTCTTTGAAATCGTTCTCATCTGAGTTCTTGCCGCGGCATTTCAATTTCAACAAAGTTTTCGGAACCCTAAAAACAGAACTGTTAATCATCATAACGTTCATTACTCAATTCCAACGCTTCTTATCGTTTAAATTTTCAACAATTATCTGTATCCTCTAAAATTGCATATATATGCTTCacacaaataattaatatttttttattttagtttctgaATATAAacgaattttagttttttttaggtttattcgataaatgatttattaaataaattgaaaaaaataaaacttatttttattaaaaagaatggaggGAGTATACCGGTGAAACTTTCttcccttttctttctttctccaccCACACGACCTCGATTATCAAGAGAATGGACTCTATTTTGAATACAGCTTTGGAAGAGATATGCTCCCAGTTTGAACACGGAGTCACTCTTCAATCCCTATGGTCAAAACTCCATTCATCTCCTCCTCTCACTCCTTCATTCCAGAAATCCATCTTCACTAACCTTCTCCGAATCCCTACTCTCCGTTTCGAACCTCCTAACCCTAATTTTGACACTAATCACGCCAATATCAAAATCTTCCCGCAACAAACCCTCGCCGATAACTTCCTCGGTCTCTACGATCCTCAATCACTCCAACAAGCTCAAATCCGCGTCCTTCATCTCCTCGCGAATGCCAAACACGACGGTATTACTCAATCTCAGCTTGCTAAGCTCTTGAAAATTGATCCGAACAACTTTCACTACGTTCTCAGGAGTTTGGAATGTAAGGGCTTAATCGTGAAACGTTCTGCTCTTGAAAAGAAGAAACATGTTGGGGGAGTTTCTACTTCCACTAACTATGTACCTACTAATATTACCACTAATTTAGTTTACTTGCGTCGATATTCCAAGTCGATCGCCGAGCATCAGAGATTTGAACTTCAAATCACTCAATTCAATAATCGGGACGATAAATCCGAGCTTCGAACTAATGTCGTTCTCGCGGATTATGAACCTCAAATCAAAGCTATTTCTGACAAACTAGCAAATGCCAATGGCAAGgttcttattttttgttttcactCTGCTTgtcatttatatataataattataatgctCATTAGATTAATTTTCTTGTAGGTTCTTCCTGTCATTGTTATTAAGAAGGATCTTGGTTACACCGGATCGCGTCCAAAACAAAGGGCTTGGAGACAAGTGTGTTTAATCTTTTCCAAAACTGAAACCCTATATTCTGTTTTACGTAGCGCTATTTATCGATTaccttattttttttttccattGTGTGATCAGATTGCTCACCGGCTGAAAACGCATCATATTGTCGAGCAGTTTGATGCTAAGGTGAATGGCAAGGTCAGTTAGTTATTCTATCAAAACTAAACAAATAAGTAGTCAGTCACGCAAAGAGTTAAAGCAGATTGTTTTCGTTTGTTATTGTCCTTAACTGCACGATTTAACTTGTTTGTAGATTGAGTCTTGCATGAGGCTACTTGATCCAATTACTACTGGGTCTGAAAAAGAAGATAAGAATTCAGACTCTGGGAATATAAGTAAAGTCAACGATCAGTTTGTGGAGCTTCCTATTGAGCATCAAGTTTTTGATATGGTTGATACTGCAGGATCAGATGGTATTTCTATAAAAGAGGTACACGCTTGATTCTTATATTGACTTCTTTGATAGGACATACGAAAGTGTGTCAATGCCGGGAAAgagaaactttcttttttttttgacaaaaggaaatgaaaaagatcTAAAAATATTAGCGTCAATATATTGTTTGGGATATTTATTAATAGCAAGATATATTAAAGGTGTGTCAATCATCACGGGATGacataaattgatttcttttggaGCTGATGCTCACAGTTCAAATATGCACAATGTTTCCGTTTCACTTTTCATTTATTTGGATGTTTCATATAAACAGATATGTGACAGGCTTCAGATTGATCTGAAAAAGAATCACGTTCGACTTGTCAATTTATGCTACAGATATGGAATGAAAGCACAAGAAGAACAATGCGATAAGTCTAAGACAATTCGAGTTTGGACATCTAGAAATTTCAACCCTGAACTCGAAGTTTCACTTATTCACAAGCTCGACGAAAATAAAACGTTGGACCAACATGTGTCTGATAGTTCTTCAAAAATAAGACCTGAATCCGAGGCTTCAATTTTCGAAGGAGAACTTGTTGGCCATGACCAATTGGAAGATATAGGAGCTGGTCCGAAACTATTACGTGCGGCTACAAACAATGTAGAAACACCGACAAACTTGCAGGGTTCGGCCCTTGATCAAAGGGGAACTATTTCTCACAGCAAACCAATCAGTTTACCTAGGGGGGCGAACAATGCGTTGTCAGTAGCATCATATGATGTATCGACACCATTCACTGCTGGAGCATATCCAAGAAATCCAAGTCTACCGATCTCATCTGATAGCACTAAAAGGGCAATCAGGATACTAGAAAAACTAAAGGTCTGTCATATTTTCTTTTCATATGCTTGTTGCCGAGGAAACAATTGTTTATTGTCATAAAATATTTACTCTCTTTTTCTAAGACCAAAATGCTTCTCATTTTTACTTATGCAGGAGGAAAGGTTTGTTTTGCGACCGGAGCTAAATAGGTGGCTTAATACCTTTGAGAAGAATAAGTCCAGAAAAGTGGACCGAAAGACTATTGATCGAATATTGGCTATACTTCAGGAACAAGGGCAATGCAAGTGCATAACAGTGCATTCTCCTGTTATTGCTGAATATTCAAGGACCACTGATTGTGTGGTTATTATGCATCCATCCATAAATCTATCTCCTGAGTTATTTGATGAAATACGAGATAAAGTGAGATCATTTAATACTTTTATTCGCAGCAAAAGTATTCGACCTCGGAAAGATGATGAATTGATACCTGTAATGGAGGATATTCAGAAAGTTCAAAGCGATAGAGTTCCAGGTCGGCAGGCAGAAGTAGCAGAAGCCATGCGTGCTAATggatttattttatcaaaaatgaTTCGTGCTAAACTGCTGCACTGTTTTCTTTGGGATTATCTGCATAGGTCAGAAAGCCTTAGTGATACTTTATCATCTAACGGTCTAGATGATAATCCTCATAGTAGCAGCAAACTATTTTCTCTAGACGCGGCTATTAAAGCAATTCCACTGGAACTATTTTTACAAGTTGCCGGGT
Encoded proteins:
- the LOC131593524 gene encoding pentatricopeptide repeat-containing protein At1g59720, chloroplastic/mitochondrial-like, yielding MSPKPTSFWKAEQTLINLFKHCSTPNHLKQIHARIILTGFHHNLILAGKIIMFSADISYALSVFHTVHKPDAFLWNTMIRGFGNSTLPLNAIHFYKRMQLARECVVPDNFTFSFLLKIVARLGSVTLGKQLHCSVFKFGLESHVYVRNSLMHMYGMVNDIKGAHHLFEEMREPDLVAWNSIIDCHVYCGNYNEALDLFTRMQLQLQPDDATLVVILSACGAIGALDFGRKVHLFIRDNINNLGESISVFNALVDMYAKCGAVEEAYETFSNMKRKNLVSWNVMILGLASHGNGEEALLLFTRMLQENVERPNDVTFLGVLCACSHGGLVDEGRRYFDIMNRDYNIQPTIKHYGCMVDLLGRAGLVVEAYELIKNMPVECNAIIWRTLLAACRNYGNVELGEKVRKHLLELEPDHSSDYVLLANMYASTDQWNEMTNERRSMQERRVRKPEPGNSFIGIPGMKLEKESVERLS
- the LOC131659920 gene encoding uncharacterized protein LOC131659920 gives rise to the protein MNNTKNNCPMYFSRRDNKLADNMNNISKISYKTSFQITILKQNLNLKLSIPNYKSFFLFRSIFDRRHSQQPNPWPSVEDFLLILDIKNLKDPDKFFMAHEPLQRREIQAGIVPSESNQDSTKPRECQPGLPGFIPRPVQYRRLFSKETLDNNDNDLSSQKAFEFDSIDRVRDNSDKGETSLASLYNEKTAIEEKIDGILKGLLTWGSVELEGVGAMNLLQKRLHIKPINNLLKEEIDIKTPPRWNVGYAEKQLTSPTPPKSPFALFSTLQKYISRSKPSVDPFSFSARESDHVSTKKYSPTHMINQGVNIVGSSEPSDELGAPLIENEVAVCETCSIDDPIRNCTCTPQKSMMDNSMEPELNANVDSNEPSVDMDLDIGGSGMGKRVMDDAAGRQNVEPNEPNQFEDKMLAENMQEITTSIPTNDSNFNLVIPLVRRSSRFKTRPLKYWKGERMVYGRVHESLSTVIGVKRLVPGSDGKQTMEVKSFVSDKYKKLFEAASRY
- the LOC131593527 gene encoding uncharacterized protein LOC131593527 isoform X1, with translation MNVMMINSSVFRVPKTLLKLKCRGKNSDENDFKDKVSGVMGEQVEQLLSRQENKGLMDNLEKASQRVEIAKTQLAFIQKQELALKQFKDYTQQLQGNASQIAESQREITEAKAMLEEAERSLLLNVGDAEEGSGEIDRDEERRESVKAASISALVGTLSGLPICFAQATDTTQLLLSLAINFVCCALFGVTFRYTVRRNLDDFQLKTGVAAAFGVVKGLAILSAGPVFELNFESLLSYARDGTIYVSENLIIFLSAAISLDYCLKTRLLSPFPIDRTVPSYTNEMINIEDYSHRIEKQINSGIIQTSISLGGEDFSSRLNCTPTKWKLESVFYSGQGCCLAWKV
- the LOC131593527 gene encoding uncharacterized protein LOC131593527 isoform X3 — encoded protein: MNVMMINSSVFRVPKTLLKLKCRGKNSDENDFKDKVSGVMGEQVEQLLSRQENKGLMDNLEKASQRVEIAKTQLAFIQKQELALKQFKDYTQQLQGNASQIAESQREITEAKAMLEEAERSLLLNVGDAEEGSGEIDRDEERRESVKAASISALVGTLSGLPICFAQATDTTQLLLSLAINFVCCALFGVTFRYTVRRNLDDFQLKTGVAAAFGVVKGLAILSAGPVFELNFESLLSYARDGTIYVSENLIIFLSAAISLDYCLKTRLLSPFPIDRTAN
- the LOC131593527 gene encoding uncharacterized protein LOC131593527 isoform X2; this translates as MNVMMINSSVFRVPKTLLKLKCRGKNSDENDFKDKVSGVMGEQVEQLLSRQENKGLMDNLEKASQRVEIAKTQLAFIQKQELALKQFKDYTQQLQGNASQIAESQREITEAKAMLEEAERSLLLNVGDAEEGSGEIDRDEERRESVKAASISALVGTLSGLPICFAQATDTTQLLLSLAINFVCCALFGVTFRYTVRRNLDDFQLKTGVAAAFGVVKGLAILSAGPVFELNFESLLSYARDGTIYVSENLIIFLSAAISLDYCLKTRLLSPFPIDRTVSAFIHQRNDKH